One Tachypleus tridentatus isolate NWPU-2018 chromosome 3, ASM421037v1, whole genome shotgun sequence DNA window includes the following coding sequences:
- the LOC143247446 gene encoding solute carrier family 35 member G1-like, with protein MESHKNRIQQTNEEPIKEVASLPMKSEKHCESHLVKISSDSELSEASHSEEVKKNKEIEKYGKQILSTIYEEEISSTTILDLIKKIPALGYLMSLLSAFFFGISRFLIKFISDLNPTEKVVITVTIQVGLSLPLVIYFRHSFLGEKGERLAFIFKTICGALENIMVFYSLFFISLSESSTIILGAPALITLSACIFLGEKCGVVDIISLVLAVGGMLFVSNPPFLFTEKSEFTYNRLIGILISLAACCFLTGAYIFQRKCLRTSFSTIIFVQSLLVVFAGSVFHLSTEKLRIVPKCGIQSILIVLCGVFNMLAMWACVLALQLENAGPVSIIRSFEIAFSFIFGVCVLGERPEWPGILGSSLVFSSILLLGVKKLEKERPGRFKELFKKFF; from the coding sequence ATGGAGAGCCACAAGAACAGGATCCAGCAGACTAATGAAGAGCCGATAAAAGAGGTCGCTTCACTTCCTATGAAATCTGAGAAACATTGTGAATCACATCTTGTAAAAATAAGTAGTGATTCGGAGTTGTCTGAAGCTTCCCATTCtgaagaagtaaagaaaaataaggaAATTGAGAAATACGGAAAGCAAATTCTTTCAACAATATATGAAGAGGAAATTTCTTCTACAACTATTTTGGATTTGATAAAGAAGATCCCTGCTCTAGGGTATTTAATGTCACTtctttctgcttttttttttggaatttcacgttTTCTCATTAAATTCATATCAGACCTAAATCCTACAGAAAAGGTAGTAATCACAGTCACTATTCAAGTGGGTTTAAGCTTGCctttagtaatttattttcgACATTCTTTCTTGGGCGAAAAGGGAGAGCGTTTGGCGTTCATTTTTAAGACAATCTGTGGAGCCTTAGAAAATATCATGGTTTTCTACtctctttttttcatttctttaagtgaGTCTAGCACGATCATTCTAGGTGCTCCCGCGCTGATAACTCTTTCAGCTTGCATATTTCTTGGTGAGAAATGTGGTGTAGTGgatattattagtttagttttgGCTGTTGGTGGAATGTTGTTTGTGTCTAACCCACCTTTCTTATTTACTGAAAAGAGTGAGTTTACTTACAATCGTCTGATaggtattttaatttctttagcaGCATGCTGTTTTTTGACAGGTGCTTACATATTTCAACGAAAATGCTTACGTACATCGTTTTCTACAATTATATTTGTACAATCCCTACTTGTTGTCTTTGCTGGGTCAGTTTTTCATTTATCAACAGAAAAGTTACGCATAGTTCCAAAGTGTGGaattcaaagtattttaatagttCTCTGTGGAGTATTCAACATGCTAGCTATGTGGGCTTGTGTTTTAGCTCTACAGTTAGAAAATGCTGGCCCTGTGTCGATCATACGTTCGTTCGAGATtgctttttctttcatttttgggGTATGTGTTTTGGGTGAAAGACCTGAATGGCCAGGCATATTAGGATCTTCGTTAGTTTTCAGTAGCATCCTTCTTTTGGGAGTAAAAAAGCTAGAGAAAGAACGACCTGGAAGATTTaaagaactttttaaaaaattcttttaa